ATTTTAAAATTAGATAAAATTTTTTTATTTGATTTAAAAAAGCATTTTGTATTTTTATAGTATAAATTATTAGTTGGAGGTGAAGATGGAAAAATATTTATTAGGAATTGATCAAGGAACTACTAGCACTAAGGTTGTGGCTCATACCTTAGAAGGTAAGTCATGTTTTTTATTACAAAAAGAATTTAATTGTGTATTCCCAAAATTGATGTGGGTTGAACAAGATCCATGTGACATTTTAAATACCACTATTACTTGTTTAAAAAATGCTGTAAAAAGGATAAAGGCTGAAGAAGGGGAAATTCTAGCTATTGGGATAACTAATCAGAGGGAAACTACTATTATATGGGATAAAACAAGTGGCAAGCCTGTATATAACGCAATAGTTTGGCAAGATAGAAGAACATCAGATATGTGCAATTATTATATAGATAAAGGATATGAAAAGGAAATAGTAAAAAAAACGGGTTTGATTATAGATCCATACTTTTCTGCTACAAAGATTAAATGGCTTTTAGATAACATTGATGGACTTAGAGAAAAAGCATTGGAAGGAAAAATTGCTTTTGGCACAGTTGATACATTCCTAATATGGCATTTAACAGGTGGTCGTATTCATGCAACAGATGCAACAAATGCCTCTAGAACAATGATGTTTAATTTGGATAAACAAGAATGGGATGAAGATATTTTAAATGAGTTTAATATCCCAAAAGAAATACTGCCTGAAATAAAAGATAGTGTAGCAGATTATGGATATACCGATAAAAAGCTCATAGGCGAAGAGATAAAAATATTAGCAGTTTTAGGCGATCAACAGGCTGCAGCTGTTGGTCAAATATGTTTTACTCCAGGACAATTAAAATGCACATATGGCACTGGTTGTTTTGCTTTAATGAATATAGGTGAAACACCTGTTTATTCAAAAAATAGATTACTTACAACAGTTGCCTATAGATTGAATGGGAGGCCAACCTATGCTTTAGAAGGTTCTGTTTTTGTTGCTGGGGCTGCAGTGCAGTGGTTAAGAGATAATCTAAAGTTGATTAAAGAGGCTGCTGAGACTGAGGATTTAGCTAGAAGTTTAGATAGTAATGACGGTGTATATATTGTGCCATCTTTTACTGGACTAGGTGCACCACACTGGGATTCCAAAGCAAGGGGTGTTATTGTGGGTTTAACAAGGAATACAGGCATAGCCCACTTTGCAAGAGCAGTTTTAGAAGCCGCATGTTATCAGACAGTTGATCTCTATGAAGCGATGAATATGGACAGTGGCATACCCTTTAAGTCTTTAAAAGTAGATGGTGGTATGACAGATAATAAATGGATGTTACAATTTTTAGCTGATATTTCAAATATAGATGTATTAAAACCTAAAATAACCCAAATTACAGCTTTTGGGGTTTCAGCATTTGCTGGTATAGGAAGTGGGGTATATAACAGTATAAGGGATATCGAAAAATTATGGGAGATAGATGAAGACTACAAACCAAAAATTGATGAAGATAAGAGAAATATGTTGATAACAAAGTGGAGAAAAGCTGTAGAGATAGCAAAG
This is a stretch of genomic DNA from Deferribacterota bacterium. It encodes these proteins:
- the glpK gene encoding glycerol kinase GlpK; translated protein: MEKYLLGIDQGTTSTKVVAHTLEGKSCFLLQKEFNCVFPKLMWVEQDPCDILNTTITCLKNAVKRIKAEEGEILAIGITNQRETTIIWDKTSGKPVYNAIVWQDRRTSDMCNYYIDKGYEKEIVKKTGLIIDPYFSATKIKWLLDNIDGLREKALEGKIAFGTVDTFLIWHLTGGRIHATDATNASRTMMFNLDKQEWDEDILNEFNIPKEILPEIKDSVADYGYTDKKLIGEEIKILAVLGDQQAAAVGQICFTPGQLKCTYGTGCFALMNIGETPVYSKNRLLTTVAYRLNGRPTYALEGSVFVAGAAVQWLRDNLKLIKEAAETEDLARSLDSNDGVYIVPSFTGLGAPHWDSKARGVIVGLTRNTGIAHFARAVLEAACYQTVDLYEAMNMDSGIPFKSLKVDGGMTDNKWMLQFLADISNIDVLKPKITQITAFGVSAFAGIGSGVYNSIRDIEKLWEIDEDYKPKIDEDKRNMLITKWRKAVEIAKEYK